In Rhodopirellula sp. P2, the DNA window TCCGGATCGTGCCGACCAGTTGTTCAACGGGATACGGGAATTTGTCGAACTGCACGTCGACGCCACGAATATCCACCTTCGATTGCAGATCCCAAGCTTTGGATCGCAGGGGCGCGGGGTTGGTCGCGTGTGCAGTCAGGTTCAAGCGTCCGCGAGCCTGGAACTTCTGCCACAGCGCATGCAGTTTGCTTGGCATCACTTCCGCGAAGGAGCGATCCAGGGTCAGGCCTTCCCCGGTGAAATGCAAGTCGGTGGCACCCAGGTCGAAACTGGTTGGGGACTGGCGAACCAAAGCGGCGGATCCACGGAGCGTGCAAAACGCTTCCCCAAATTGGGCTTGGGTGGGAAACAGCTTGATCTCTTCGGGAGTGATCTGAATCCGTCCGCGAGCCTGGCGAATTTTGGATGGCAAGCGAGGGTCGTCCAGGTTGCCATCGTGCAAGTTCAAGTCGAGATGGAATTGGTCGTGATCGTTTTGCTGGGTGTACTCGGCGGTCAAGTCGCCATGCAGACTGACACGCGCCTTGGCGGGCAGCCATTGGGAGATTCGTGAGCGGACCCGGGCAATCACCGCGTCATCGATGTGGCAGTCTTTGATGGCGGTCTTGATTCGCAATTGTTGGTTGGTTCCATCAATCACATTGTCAAATGCCAGTTCAATGGGACCACTGAAATTGCTGTCTCCGCGAGCGAAAACCAGTTTGCGTTCGTAGGCTTTTCCCGAGATCAAGGTGGTTTCGGCGCTGGACGTCTCGGTTGAGACCGCGATGTCGGACCATCGAAGCTGGAGCGGTTGCATGGCGGCCGACATCTGAGCCGGATTCGTGTCGCCTCGATCGGAGTCCCCGGGGGGACTCGCGTCGAAGGTCACGTTTGTCACGACCCCATACAGGTCAATCTGTGGGCAAGCCGGCCCCATTTGCGGCAGCGGAAAAAGCGATGCCAACGAGAGCGTGTTGTCGTTGGCGACATGCAGATTCGCATTGACGCCCTCGATCGCGATGCGGCGGGTGGAGAGCGGGCTGTCGCCGGCCATCCACTTTTGTGGGTCGAGGTCCGCGAAGACGGTGAGGCGGTCGACCTTGACCGCTGGTTGCTGGGACCACCACTTGGAAACCAGGTTGGGGCGACTGGTTTTCGGAGAGATTTCGATCGACTCAAAGACCAAGCCGGTGCCGGCCTGGAAGGTGCCACGTTTGATCGTGACATCCCAATCTTGGTAGTGGGCGTCCAGTTTCTTTTCGAGGTAGCGTCGGGCCTGTTCCCCAACGGTTTGCGGCAACAACGATCGAACCAGGAACACGGTCAGCACGCATGTGATGATCAGCACCACTGCCGTTTTGAAACGGCCGGCTTTGCGGCGAGGCGGGTGTTCCTGACCAAGTTCGGCCAAAGGTTTGTCTCCTCCTTGAGACAATGATGAGCTAGCAACCCGATCCTACCGGGTCATTTCATCACCCAGCCACCCCAAAAAACTCGCAAAACGATAGATCCATGGACTCTGCCAGGGGGAAGACAGGCTGGTGGATACCGAAAAGGCACTGGCGGCAAGCAGCACCAGCGTGAAACACCGGCCTTGAATCTTTTCGCTCAGCGAACTCAGTTCCGGAACCAAGCTGTAAAGCCACAGGGGGGCAAACCACAGCATCCAGCGGAAACAAACGCTGACCCCACCGTAGTTGCGGTCGATTTCAGGCCGAGCAACGTAAAACACGAGGCAAACCAGGCTTGCCAACGCGATGGCAGCGGAAAGCCGCCGCATGTAGCTGGGACCATGCCGGCATCCCGCGACCATCCCAACCGGCACCAGGAACCAGAGCGGCGTGATCGAGAAGATCCCGTAGTAACCGAGCGTGGCGTGAAACAGGTAAGCGATGCGGCTGGGTTCACCCAAGTCGACTCCGCGACGTTTGTCCGTTCGCCAGTAACTTCCTGGGTAGTCGTACCAATCATCCCAGACGAACAGCGCCCAGTGGGCGCCGGTTGGAGCCAGTTTGTATTGAGTCTGTTTGGGGGGGGCGGACGTTTGCGAGTGTTCGGCGATGACTTCGTAGCCACCTTCGGTGAGTTTCCGGAGACTGATTTTGTCGGCCGTCTGAAGTGTGTTGCTGTGTGACAACGCCACCTCGATCTGGTCGATCGCCGCGTCGGCGGACAAGTCAACGGTCTCGATTTGTTCTCCGACGCTTCGATGAGCGTACGGTGTCCGCAGGCTTCCATGAGCCCATTGATTGGTTCCGACGATCCCCAGCAAGACAACGCCTGCTCCCAGCGCAAAGCCGGGAATCGATCGGGGATTCATCCAGCCGAACAGCACCGCCCACAGGGCCAGCATGGACAGGGCCGGCAATTCGCAGGCGACCGCAAATGCGGCGGAGGCTCCCGCAATCACCCAGGGAGCGAACTTAGGATGGTAGGTGATGCCCGAAAACGAATCGGCCATCTTTTCTGCTGCCCGGAGATACAACCAAAGCGTGAGCGACGTTGCGGCGGCGGCGAACAGGTGGTTGTTCAGTGAGATCGCAAAGGGCACCATCATGGTGCCGAAGCAAGCGGCCGCGACGCCCATCCGACGGGCGTAATCGGAGGCACCGATCAGCTCCACGATCAATGCCATTGTCACCAAGAACACGGCCAGCACCGGCAGGTTGATCAGCAGCAACAACAGCCGCGGGACATAGATCGGTTGCTCCGTCATCGTCAGTCCGGTGGTGTGGTGCACCACGCCGTAAACACCGGCCACCATGGTCACCAACAGCGTGGGTTTGCTGCTGTAGTAGTGCAGTTGCCCATCGGCACCCACGTGACGGACTTTATCGATGGTGTTCCAAGGCCGGCGTTTGCCGTCTTCGGAACGGATCGAAATGGGCCGGTCGATCGAAAAGGTTCCCTCTTCGACCAGCGAAGCGACGGTGCACCAGCGACTGCGATCATTGGCACTGAGGAACGCCGTGTCGCCTTCCTGACTGGAAACGACCGCAATCCGTCCGGCAACAATCGCCAAGGTCGCGACGATCATGATCGCGTAAGTGTTGCGACGGTGTTGTCGCGGGATCTCATGTTTACGCATCGTGAATCGGCCCTGTCAAATTCGTGTCCTGTGCCGAGGTCGCACGGTCGTTGGGCGCGCTCAAGCCGGCCCAATCGGAAAGGCTGTATCCAGAGGCATTGGGAAGCAAACGTGAGCCGCCCGCGGTGTTGGAAGTGGATTGCATGAACTCGCCATGCATGTGCATGGTCTCGTGACGGTCCCGAGCCGCGGCAACGGAGATCACCAATTCAGCCAGCAGGCCAGCTAAGACGCATTGAGCGCCGAGCAAGACCGCGAAAATGCAGTAGTAAAAGACGGCGGTCGAGTGCAGGTGCAATGGCTCTGCGTAGCCCAGTTCGGACAGAATGCGTTTGATGCTGAGGTAGATCATCCCAGCCGAGCCCACCGCGAAGCACAGCAAACCAGCCGAGCCGATCAAGTGCAGCGGCCGGCGACCATAGCCGGTCACCAGATGGATGCTGAGCAAGTCCAGGAAACCTTTGACCAATCGCGAGACGCCATACTTCGACACGCCATGTTGTCGAGCGTGGTGCTGGACCACGATTTCGCCCACTCGAAACCCGCGAGCGGAGGCGAGCACGGGAATGAAACGATGCCGTTCCCCGTACAGGTCGACTTCCGCCAAGACTTCCCGGCGATACGCTTTGAAGCCGCAATTGTGGTCGTGCAAGCGAACGCCGGTCAGCGAACTGACCAAAGCGTTGAAGACTCGACTGGGCAGCACTTTGTGCCAGGGGTCATGCCGCGTTTGTTTCCAGCCACTGACCACATCGAGACCGCTTTGGACTTTTTCGAGGAAGCGTGGGATCTCGGTTGGATCGTCCTGGAGATCCGCGTCCATGGTGAACACGATCGCACCGCGAGCGACAGAGAAACCGGCGCTCAAGGCGGCCGCTTTGCCAAAGTTGCGACGCAAACGCAGGGCGCAGGTCGAATGCGAGTGATCCGCTGCGGCGCCGCAAAGCGCGACCATCTTCTCCCAGGTTCGGTCCGTCGAGCCATCGTCGACAAAGATGATTTGAACGCGGACTTTTTGTTCCGCGCAGACAGCGGTGATCCGTTCGTGGAGTTCCGCCAGCGAGGCTTCTTCGTTCATCGCGGGAATCACCACCGAAATTTCTTCGAGGCGATCCGGGCCGGATGATTGCTGGCTTGGCTGAGGCTCAGGTGTCTGAAATCCAGCCGATAAACCTGACGTGATCGACGCTGGCGAGGCGAGGGACGATGGGATCGGGGAGGAGTTGGTGTTCATTCGCGTATCATACTCAGGATGAAGCCCCTTGCCACATTCGGGGGGACTGATCTGGGTTTTTGGGGCCCAGTCTGTGGGGCGGCGCCGGAACATCCGCTGGTTTCGTTGCTGATCTCCCATCCTTTGCCTATCGTGGCGAGGGATGCCGGTTGGTTTGTCTTGTTGTAGACAATCGAAGTTTCTTTCTGTCACGCGGGTTCAAGACCGCACTGGAGTTTCTCCCCATGTCTGAACCCGAAGTGTTGTTACGCGGTAGTCGTTTTGATGTCATTGCGATCGATCTTCCCGGTCGAGACGGGCAGTCACATCGACGCGAATTCATTCAGCATCCTGGGGCGGTGGTGCTGCTTCCGCTCGTCGACGATGACACCCTGGTGATGATCGAAAACGAGCGTCCTGCGGTGGGGGAAACACTGCTGGAGTTGCCAGCGGGAACCCGCGACCCGGGAGAAGACGTGCTGGTGACGGCCGCTCGCGAATTGACGGAAGAAACCGGGTACCGAGCTGCGGATTTGAGTGTCGCCTGTGAGTTCTACTCAGCACCGGGGTTGGGCAACGAGTTGATGCACTTGGTCGTCGCCAAGGATCTCACCGCGGGGGAGCAACAACTCGAAGCGACCGAGCGAATTGAGACCAAGTTGATGCATCGTGACGAGTTGTTGGAGCTCGTGCAGTCGTGTCAAATTCGCGACGCCAAAACGCTGATTGGTCTGCAGGCGTTTCTGTTTCAAAAAATTTGAAACGGATCGAAGAAAAGTTCCCGGTGGGCGTCTCTCAGCGGGCGATTCGCCGAGAAATGGGGCGTGCCGTTTTCAAGTGCTATGTTCGGCCCCCTCCCTCACGCAAGCCTGAACGGCGTCGTTCGACCTCCCCCAAAACTTCGTTTCGGGAGAGGTGCACCATGTGGGGCCCCGTGGAAAAGCGGGCCATAAAACGGCACGCCCTCAGAGTGGAGAAAGGATTTCTTTTCGATTGGCTCACCACGCCAAGAAACGGCGAATCAGTTCAATTCCCGGTTCCGTTAAAAAACTTTCCGGGTGGAACTGCCAGCCTTCCAATTTGTGTTGTCGGTGGCGGACACCCATGATCTGCCGATTGCCGCCCGTGTCCGTCCAGGCCCCGACGACCAGGTCATCGGGAACGGTGTGGGGGTCGATGACCAGCGAGTGATACCGGGTGGCGGTGAACGGATTGGTCAGACCTGCAAACAAGCCTTGGTCGTCGTGATGGATGCCATCCGTTTTACCGTGCATCAATTCGGGGGCTCGGATGATCGTCGCACCAAAGGCCTCCCCGATCGATTGGTGTCCCAAGCAAACCCCCAGAATTGGAAACTTGCCCGCAAAACGCCGGACGCATTCGACACTGACGCCCGCTTCGGTGGGGGTGCAGGGGCCCGGCGAAATCAACAAACGTTCGGGCGACAGCGCTTCGATTTCATCGGGGGAGAGGTCATCGTTGCGATGGACGCGAATGTCCGCCGAGGGATCGATTTCGCCCATTCGCTGAACCAGATTGTAAGTGAACGAGTCGTAGTTATCGATGACCAAAATCATGGCGGCAAATCCGAGGGGCAGCAAAGGGAGGCTGCAGGATAAGTGGCGGAGCGAGTTCTGTCGAAGTGACGAATCGGGCGGAACACGGATGTCAAGATGAATTCGTGACATTCAAAAGGAAAGGATATTCTTGGCGAGTCAAGACGTAAACGCTCTTTAGAAGGTTCAGCCAGACAGCGTATAATGATTGACTGACCGCGTCGCGAAGCCTTCTTCGCGGCGAGACAGATACGAACTCTTCATTGGACTCTTCATCGTGCTTTCGGTTCGCCCCAAAGTTGCTGAGCTTGCGTTTCACTTGTTCAGCCGATCGCTGCACCCAGAGCTCATTCTGGTGCACCAGACACGCAAAATTGAACGCGATGGATACGATGCCAAAATCGAAGTGACCAATTGCGGTCACGTCGTCACGTTCAATTCCGCGCCCACGGCGGACGCCGCAGCGACCACGCTGTGTGAGGTTGCCACCAGCGCTCACCAGCCTTTGCCTTCGCGTCGATGCTTGATTCGACAATCGCTCAAAGGCAGCCGAACAGAAGAAGCCACCTGCCGATCCGGTTTGTCGTACCGCTCGCATTTCCAGCTTGAAACCGTCGATCCGAAAATGTTCTGGATGGTTGGCCAGCAATTGGGGACGGGACCCACCGAAGGTTTGCTTCATCGATTTGATTCCAGTGGCCGGATGGCGCTGGGGGCGATCAGCTATCTCAACATTGAAACGCGTCGTCGTTCGATGTTGATCCAAGCGATTCACACATTCCCGGATGACTACGCGATCGTCAAAGTGGAATCGTTGTTCACCTTGCCGGAACCCGGCGCCGCTTCGGCTTGAACGCCGACTCAAACCGTCGCCTGCCAAGCCCGCCCCAGCAGCGACTTCAGCAGCGATGGAAATCTCAGCTGGATCGGCTGATTGGCGTCCTGGATCTGATGAATGGCGTTGCGGTTCATGGGATCGCGGGCCAGCGAAGCCGATACCGACCTGTTGCTGGTCTTCCCGCCGGCGAAAACGCGCTCTTGAGGTGGTATCGATCGATTGGTGTCCAGCGGTTCTATGTCGCCGACCTGGATGGATTGATGTGCCAAGGTCGCCAGGACGACGCTTTGTTGAATCTTGCGGCTGAGCTGCGCGATGGTGAAACGCTTTGGATCGATTGCGGTTGGCGTGAATCCGTTTCGCAAGCGGATCGCGATTGGATGTCGCAGATGAGGTCATCGATCCCGGCGGGCTCCGACATTCGGTGGATCATTGCCAGCGAATCAGCGGACTCGATCGACGTGTTGGATCGAATGTTGGAATGGATTCCCGCGTCCGAGCTCACACTCAGTCTGGATTTTCGAGACGGGCAATTTATCGGTCCCGATTCGGCAACGCATTGGATGCGGTCCGCCAGCGATCGGAACATTCGCGAGGCCATTTTATTGGACGTCGCTTCGGTGGGCGGCGAATCGGGCCCTCGCGATTGCCAGACTTTTTCGGGATTGGTCCGGCAATTTCGCAGCGTGAATTGGATCACCGGGGGCGGGATACGCTGCCCGGAGGAGGTTCAGAAGCTTGTCTCGGAGGGGTATTCTGAAGTTTTGATTGCGTCGGCCTTGCTGCCTTCGTCCGCTGCGGATGTGGCCTCGAAGACTTCTTGAAATCCACTGGATTGGCGATCTGCTGCCGCTTCGCTAGGCCGCAGTCAAACTGTTATCATTGGGAGGCTCGCCGGTGTCGATTTTGGACGGAACGGCGGGATTCTGATTTGACTCACCAAGTGAAAACAACATGGCAATGATCGATTCGATTCACGATTGGAACTTGCTGGCGCAAAATCCGGGCGGCGGACTGGACTCCAGTTCATTGTTGCTGCTGGTCGGCGTTTTCCTGGCGCTGTTCTTTGTCGCCCTGTTGGGATTCTTCTTTCTGCGGTATGGAAAGCTGTGGTTTCAGGCGTTCATGTCGGATGCCGATGTGCAGTTGTTGAATTTGATTCGCATGCACTTCACCAAGGTCAATCCGAATGTGATTGTGCAGGCCAAGGTGATGGCGGCGCAGGCTGGGTTGGACATCGGTCGCCGCGACGGAATCAGCACCCATCGCTTGGAAGCCCACTACTTGGCCGGTGGCAACGTGATGAATGTCATTCATGCCATCATCGCAGCTCACCGGGCTCAAATTCCGTTGGAGTTTGACCAGGCGGCCGCGATCGATTTGGCTGGACGCGATGTCTTGGACGCGGTTCAAACCAGCGTGTATCCCAAGGTGATTGATTGCCCGGATCCCAAACGCAGTGGCAAGACAACGTTGAGTGCGATCACCAAGAACGGTGTTGAGCTGCGGGTCAGAACTCGCGTGACGGTTCGGACCAACATCGAACAATTGATTGGTGGTGCCACGGAGGACACCGTGATCGCTCGTGTGGGCGAAGCAATCATCAGTTCAATTGGGTCCGCGGAAACCCATTTCAAGGTGTTGGAAAACCCGGACATGATCACGCGAGTGGTCCTGTCTCGCGGCCTCGATGCTCAGACTGCCTTTGAGATTGTTTCGATTGACATCGCCGACATTGATGTTGGGGAAAACATCGGAGCTCGTTTGCAAAGTGATCAAGCGGAAGCCGACACGCGTGTTGCTCGTGCCCAAGCCGAACGGCGTCGGGCCGAGGCGATCGCCGCGGAGCAGTTGATGAAAGCTCGCGTGTCTGAGAACCGTGCCCGCTTGGTTTTGGCGGAAGCGGACGTTCCCCGAGCCATGGCAGAAGCCTTCAAGGCTGGCCGGATCGGGAATGTTTCCAACGGGGCACCCGCAGAAGGCTCGGCGTGAGTTCAAGTATTCGAGCCACCATTGGCGAACCGATGGAAGGACCTTTTGAACGTCATTCCTATCGTGTTCGATTTCCCGGAGGCAATGGGTTTGAGTTGGCTGGGATCGTCGATCGTCCTCGCGATCGTCTGACGAAGGACGCACTCATCGATGTCCCCGTTGCCGTCTTCAGTCACTGCTTCACGTGTAGCAAGGACTTGAAGGCGATCGCCAGGGTTTCCCGACGTTTGGCGGAATTGGGTGTCGCCGTGTTGCGATACGACCTGACTGGGTTGGGAGGCAGCGATGGTGATTTCTCTCGCACTCACTTCACTTCCAACCAAGCGGACCTGCAGGCGGCGATTCAGTTTGCAGGATCCGAATTGGGGGCCGTGACCGGTTTGATTGGGCACAGCTTTGGTGGT includes these proteins:
- a CDS encoding NUDIX hydrolase: MSEPEVLLRGSRFDVIAIDLPGRDGQSHRREFIQHPGAVVLLPLVDDDTLVMIENERPAVGETLLELPAGTRDPGEDVLVTAARELTEETGYRAADLSVACEFYSAPGLGNELMHLVVAKDLTAGEQQLEATERIETKLMHRDELLELVQSCQIRDAKTLIGLQAFLFQKI
- a CDS encoding anthranilate synthase component II, with amino-acid sequence MILVIDNYDSFTYNLVQRMGEIDPSADIRVHRNDDLSPDEIEALSPERLLISPGPCTPTEAGVSVECVRRFAGKFPILGVCLGHQSIGEAFGATIIRAPELMHGKTDGIHHDDQGLFAGLTNPFTATRYHSLVIDPHTVPDDLVVGAWTDTGGNRQIMGVRHRQHKLEGWQFHPESFLTEPGIELIRRFLAW
- a CDS encoding HisA/HisF-related TIM barrel protein — protein: MNADSNRRLPSPPQQRLQQRWKSQLDRLIGVLDLMNGVAVHGIAGQRSRYRPVAGLPAGENALLRWYRSIGVQRFYVADLDGLMCQGRQDDALLNLAAELRDGETLWIDCGWRESVSQADRDWMSQMRSSIPAGSDIRWIIASESADSIDVLDRMLEWIPASELTLSLDFRDGQFIGPDSATHWMRSASDRNIREAILLDVASVGGESGPRDCQTFSGLVRQFRSVNWITGGGIRCPEEVQKLVSEGYSEVLIASALLPSSAADVASKTS
- the floA gene encoding flotillin-like protein FloA (flotillin-like protein involved in membrane lipid rafts), coding for MAMIDSIHDWNLLAQNPGGGLDSSSLLLLVGVFLALFFVALLGFFFLRYGKLWFQAFMSDADVQLLNLIRMHFTKVNPNVIVQAKVMAAQAGLDIGRRDGISTHRLEAHYLAGGNVMNVIHAIIAAHRAQIPLEFDQAAAIDLAGRDVLDAVQTSVYPKVIDCPDPKRSGKTTLSAITKNGVELRVRTRVTVRTNIEQLIGGATEDTVIARVGEAIISSIGSAETHFKVLENPDMITRVVLSRGLDAQTAFEIVSIDIADIDVGENIGARLQSDQAEADTRVARAQAERRRAEAIAAEQLMKARVSENRARLVLAEADVPRAMAEAFKAGRIGNVSNGAPAEGSA
- a CDS encoding glycosyltransferase family 2 protein, producing MNTNSSPIPSSLASPASITSGLSAGFQTPEPQPSQQSSGPDRLEEISVVIPAMNEEASLAELHERITAVCAEQKVRVQIIFVDDGSTDRTWEKMVALCGAAADHSHSTCALRLRRNFGKAAALSAGFSVARGAIVFTMDADLQDDPTEIPRFLEKVQSGLDVVSGWKQTRHDPWHKVLPSRVFNALVSSLTGVRLHDHNCGFKAYRREVLAEVDLYGERHRFIPVLASARGFRVGEIVVQHHARQHGVSKYGVSRLVKGFLDLLSIHLVTGYGRRPLHLIGSAGLLCFAVGSAGMIYLSIKRILSELGYAEPLHLHSTAVFYYCIFAVLLGAQCVLAGLLAELVISVAAARDRHETMHMHGEFMQSTSNTAGGSRLLPNASGYSLSDWAGLSAPNDRATSAQDTNLTGPIHDA
- a CDS encoding DUF2617 family protein, which gives rise to MTDRVAKPSSRRDRYELFIGLFIVLSVRPKVAELAFHLFSRSLHPELILVHQTRKIERDGYDAKIEVTNCGHVVTFNSAPTADAAATTLCEVATSAHQPLPSRRCLIRQSLKGSRTEEATCRSGLSYRSHFQLETVDPKMFWMVGQQLGTGPTEGLLHRFDSSGRMALGAISYLNIETRRRSMLIQAIHTFPDDYAIVKVESLFTLPEPGAASA